A stretch of Malus sylvestris chromosome 11, drMalSylv7.2, whole genome shotgun sequence DNA encodes these proteins:
- the LOC126590207 gene encoding lactoylglutathione lyase isoform X2: MASEPKESPANNPGLQVTPDEATKGYIMQQTMFRIKDPKASLDFYSRVLGMSLLKRLDFPEMKFSLYFLGYEDPASAPTNSVDRTVWTFGRKATIELTHNWGTESDPEFKGYHNGNSEPRGFGHIGITVDDTYKACERFESLGIEFVKKPDDGKMKGIAFIKDPDGYWIEIFDLKTIGKVTADAS; the protein is encoded by the exons ATGGCGTCCGAACCGAAAGAATCTCCGGCCAACAATCCGGGCCTCCAGGTCACCCCAGATGAAGCCACTAAGGGTTACATCATGCAGCAAACT ATGTTCCGAATAAAGGACCCAAAAGCCAGTCTTGACTTTTATTCGCGTGTGTTGGGAATGTC GCTACTTAAGAGGCTCGATTTTCCGGAAATGAAGTTTAGTTTGTACTTTTTGGGCTATGAG GACCCTGCTTCAGCCCCAACTAACTCAGTTGATAGAACAGTTTGGACTTTTGGTCGAAAGGCTACAATTGAGTTGACACA TAATTGGGGTACTGAAAGTGATCCAGAATTCAAAGGATATCACAATGGGAATTCAGAACCTCGTGGCTTTG GACACATTGGCATCACCGTTGATGATACATACAAGGCATGTGAGAGATTTGAAAGTCTTGGGATAGAATTTGTGAAAAAGCCAGATGATG GAAAGATGAAAGGGATAGCATTCATTAAGGATCCTGATGGTTATTGGATCGAGATCTTTGACCTTAAAACTATAGGAAAAGTCACAGCTGATGCTTCTTGA
- the LOC126590244 gene encoding uncharacterized protein LOC126590244 has product MNKKYPQVAPFGLIFTASQASPFSQIFVSDDRPPLCMSTSSTTTNQFIFTPTAKPNHNSSYWSTELDSGEGGNYQVGDNIGVVGSGPLARVSDNSTGLSCGIDSLGFMRSIIFRDCGIVLENM; this is encoded by the exons ATGAACAAGAAATACCCCCAGGTTGCCCCATTTGGCCTCATTTTCACGGCGAGCCAAGCTTCACCTTTTTCCCAGATTTTCGTTAGCGATGATCGTCCTCCTCTGTGCATGTCAACGTCATCCACCACAACCAATCAATTCATCTTCACCCCAACAGCAAAACCCAACCACAATTCAAGCTATTGGAGCACCG aactAGACTCCGGCGAAG gtggtaattatcAAGTTGGGGACAacatcggtgttgttggaagtgggcctTTGGCCCGtgtctctgataattctacaggTTTGTCATGTGGAATCGATAGT CTTGGATTCATGAGATCAATTATTTTTCGTGATTGTGGAATTGTGTTGGAAAACATGTGA
- the LOC126590207 gene encoding lactoylglutathione lyase isoform X1, with the protein MASSASAITTVFSRLSLIRLAPKPSPSSPCTIPFFSPKPKGLNPKYRFRLFSSMASEPKESPANNPGLQVTPDEATKGYIMQQTMFRIKDPKASLDFYSRVLGMSLLKRLDFPEMKFSLYFLGYEDPASAPTNSVDRTVWTFGRKATIELTHNWGTESDPEFKGYHNGNSEPRGFGHIGITVDDTYKACERFESLGIEFVKKPDDGKMKGIAFIKDPDGYWIEIFDLKTIGKVTADAS; encoded by the exons ATGGCTTCTTCTGCTTCTGCAATCACAACCGTCTTTTCCCGCCTCTCCCTAATCCGATTGGCACCCAAACCCTCCCCATCATCTCCTTGTACAATCCCATTCTTTTCCCCCAAGCCCAAG GGTCTGAATCCGAAATACCGATTCCGATTGTTTTCTTCAATGGCGTCCGAACCGAAAGAATCTCCGGCCAACAATCCGGGCCTCCAGGTCACCCCAGATGAAGCCACTAAGGGTTACATCATGCAGCAAACT ATGTTCCGAATAAAGGACCCAAAAGCCAGTCTTGACTTTTATTCGCGTGTGTTGGGAATGTC GCTACTTAAGAGGCTCGATTTTCCGGAAATGAAGTTTAGTTTGTACTTTTTGGGCTATGAG GACCCTGCTTCAGCCCCAACTAACTCAGTTGATAGAACAGTTTGGACTTTTGGTCGAAAGGCTACAATTGAGTTGACACA TAATTGGGGTACTGAAAGTGATCCAGAATTCAAAGGATATCACAATGGGAATTCAGAACCTCGTGGCTTTG GACACATTGGCATCACCGTTGATGATACATACAAGGCATGTGAGAGATTTGAAAGTCTTGGGATAGAATTTGTGAAAAAGCCAGATGATG GAAAGATGAAAGGGATAGCATTCATTAAGGATCCTGATGGTTATTGGATCGAGATCTTTGACCTTAAAACTATAGGAAAAGTCACAGCTGATGCTTCTTGA